The region ATTCTTACTAATTACAATTTAGTCTTCAACTCTTTGGGGTGGTAGATTGAGACACAGGGATCATTTGTTTGCTAACACAGCTTGACTAACAATTGCAATCAAATTAaggtagttaaaaaaaatgtaagtgaTGAATATACCTGAAAATAACTAgaaagaatgtaaaaaaaacatttggttgaaaaaaggattttttttaacaatctaTAGCAAAATGTACCCCAGAGAAAATAGGAAATCATATCCAGTGTTTTAATTTTCAGCACTTCACCGtataaaattaaaagacaaCCAGTATTATGTTTGAGAACAAACATTAATATATTCATGCAATTAAATGTATTAGTgtaagtgactgtgtgtgtttttgtgagtgttACATCCATTTTACAGCACATATAGGGTCATAAATTACTGTTAATGTTATGTAATAAACTGCTCTGTCTCCAAATATGCATAAAGCACTTTCATTACCAATCACAATTTCCCAAATTGTTTTCTGGCTGAACACAATGATGagttttcttaaaataaaagtgGCTTAAGTAAACGAGTAGAGAGAAAATGGGGAGAAACAAACTGTCACTGGAAATTAATGGGGGCCCAAAAATAACATACAGatgtagctttaaaaaaaaaattaaaaaaaatcaccaccCTTCGAAAGAGGATAATGGGGATAATGGGGGAGGGTAACAACAGGCACCTTTGGGTGCAGTTTTCTTAACAGATGCGAGTGTATTTTTTCTGAAAGCCAGAGAGCTCAGTTGATGTGGATGGTGAGGTAATGCCTGAAACAGAGACTGATGCCTCTTGTATAGTTCAAACAAGCATCTTTCCACCTCGTAGATGCTCTATGACGTCACTGACAAAGGGCAATGCGAGAGGAACCTGTGAGAACAAACGTGTCTGcacaaacgtacacacacacacaggtctatgctgagaaagaacaaaagaaccGAAAAAAGGCAAAGACTGTAAACTAATCACTCACAGCACCCACAGATCTTTTTAAAAGATAATGAGGAAACACCTTGATGGTGGTTTGCTCAAAAAACAGTGTGCTGCCAACATAaagcacgcacacaaacacacacatctaatcTATAAGGTTTATAGGTAGCCTAGCTTTTTCTCCATTCATTGGTTAGGTGGTGCTATAAATAGTCCTGCACAAAGGCAGCTGTAAAAGTCAGCCAGTCCTATAAGACTGCTGTGAGCCCtggacccaaacacacacacacagcatacaaacacacaacctcaaatgcacacacacacacacttgcacacaggTAATCATCTTACTGAAACCTATAACCTGAAGGCGAGACTGTTTTTTCCCCTCCGCatttcagcagttttaaatttcaggaaaaaaatgcttcagaAAAACTCACAGTCTGGTTcggtttcattttaaaattttcaacATACTGAGAGCTGTTCTTTCAGAGTCATTTTGATCAAATCTTACAGTTACTCGTAATACTTTGCAGTTACGATTTTGTTCCAGCGGTAGTGCGATGAATAACACATCTTTTAAGGTTACACTGTTGTACACAGATCAAGTGTGTgtcaagtgcacacacactcacacagactctcCTTGGACAAAGAGCTCAGGCCTTTCCTTCAGCAGGTTCCGTTGGATCCAGACCAGCAGCTGCTTCATGTCCCCTagaaaacacaaccacacatacacacatacacacacacacacaaagcccatACACAGGCAGACAACAGAGGTCATAGGTTAGGGGTTAAGGGTCAAGGTGCATGGTTCCAGCCCCCTGGTCGATGTGACGCGACAGAGGCACCAGGCGGGACGAGgctgtgtatatatgtgtgtgtgtgtctgtgtgcatgtatatttatgagtgtatgtgtatgtttgggGGGGAAAGGAGAGGACACTGGAAATTGGGGGAGGGTTGAGTGATGTCAATGGCCAAGAGcgacatttcatttcactttggttagaaagaaataaaattaatgatttgTGGGTAAAAACCTAGAAACCACGGAACAGATTGGAAAACAAAGACCATCTACAGCCAAACAGGTAAATTTTAAGtgttaaaatggagaaaaaaataaaaacattaaggCCGATATTTTCTAAAAACGTTCACcttaaaaacaactgaaatgcaATTACGTTTCTCTCTCATATTTGTGGTGAAAATTTTCAGTGCAGGACTAATGAAATAAACAGCAAAGTCCTATTTCAGAATAATAATTTCCTTTGTTAGAGTCGGACATTAAACGCACTGTGTTTCGCCTTGAATATCAGCAATGCCTGAATTTTCTATGAGTCTGACCTCTCTAACAATCAGATTGACCTTGTCTCAACAATAGGTTGAGCCTCACTCAGACCGACTGACAGCCACAAAGGCAACGACAACGAGAGGTTTTAGGATAAATCCCCACTAAATAACTTACAATGAATGTATTATAGTTATGGCTATCGTCATCATTAAGATTCAAGGTGTTTAAGAGCCTTTGAGTGTTTGTGGGAATGTGTTAGTGCTTGGTGTGCTTCCttataaaatgaataatgcTATGATGTGGACACACAAATTAGGTGaatgcagtaaaaacaaaatccactaatttaatattttcttttaaccatttactggttgtgtgttcatgtatgtgtgtgtgtgtgtgtgagagagagagaatatgctCACAGTTGTCCCCTTAATGTACATGTGCACGACGACTCGCAATAACACTTGAGAGCAGGACCACAATCGCTGGAAGCTCcatcgtacacacacacacacacactgcacactcacacacaacatcaaAATTAACAGTACCGGCCTCCTCCAGCAGTTTACACAGGACTTAAAGAACACAGGAGATTAGGTACAGAAATGTGCAAGGAGAGAGTAAATAAATagaggagggaaagagcaaATACACGACAGgagagcaagaggaaaagagagcagcagcaaatgGAGCAGATACGAGGGTAAGAGGACGACAGTGAGTCATGTCGAGCCAGGTGTGAGGAGAGCGGTGAAGCCGTAGCAGGTAGGCGTCGAACCGCTCAGGGATTCGCGAGTTCAGCTGGATCAAAGGCTGCGCTAATATCACATTAAAACAGTACACAGGAATCAGCTTTGACCTGAAATATGTTCAGAAaaatgcaagagaaaaaaatgtaaaaaaataaaaataaaaaatgttgcaCTCTTTCAGTGGAGCCAAATCTGGACTTTGATTTACTTTTCAGTTAATTATTCTATTAGATATAGAATCTGGGTTTGTCCAAATCTAAAATTACTGAGACATTCGGGTGTCTGAATTTCATCTGTACAAAAATTCACCAAAACACCTGCCTTTTCCAGGTTTTCAGATTATGAAATTATATTGAGAGTGGTGTATCAAAGGGTCCACACAGctaccaaaaacattttttgttttattttctgggaAGGAGTCGTCTTCCGTAGTTCAGGGTGTGGTTATTCGTGcattaaaataatggaaaccAAATCAAGCAACGCTGATcacaaaagataaaatacaaatacccacaagataaaataaaacataaactcaagaaatatcaaaataaaatcctgtttAAGGGCATCTTTTTGAAATTTATACtatttaacaacaaaacaagaaaaagattaaagaaaaaaaaagagagagatttctAGAGGCACCTGCCTGGTCACTGTGGCTATGAGGGCAACAGACTGTGTGGATGATATGCCATgtataaggtgtgtgtgtgagtgtgtgagtgtgtgagcgtgtgagcATGTGAGCGTGTGAGCATGTGCACACGTTTACACGTGTTCCTCCAAGCCTGTGTGGATGGTGTTCAGGTTAATTGCAGTGCTGTCGGCCAGCTCAGTAGTATAATGATAGCGCTAGTTTTCTACGGTTCCAGGCCTCcatataaaaaaagacaaataccTCCccttgcaacacacacacacacacacacaaagagtacTAGGCAGTGAATATTGACCTGCACCTCTGTGGGGCTAAAAACAGAACTAATCACTACAGCAGTCATAACTCCTTCTTTGTGGTGACTCAtttctttgctctctctctctgcctttgacTATTGGTATTTTTCTCCACCATTACCCCttattctctctttcatcctctcgtccatttactttttcatttactCTCTCcttctgacacacactcacacactctctctcgtAAAACCTGCTCTCCCACCCTCgttctctcctccatcttttgCCTTCTGTGTTATATCACCctctttgaacacacacacacacacacacacacaagcaaacatgtTAAAAGTTGCACATAGAGAATAAACAGGTTGCCTTAGCTCAATACATAGGCTGGTAATAATTCAAACTTTCATCAATTAAGCTTTTTATAAGAGAAACAGTCATCAGCCGTTGCCCTCTTAATGGCTGCCTTGTAAAAGGTTACACAGGTCTACGAATTTCAATCACCCACAGTCTGGAGCAAAAAGACAGGCTTGTATAAATGAACTGCATAAAAGATGAAAGTCAATGTAAAGAAATAAGGAGGTAGAGAGGTGAAAGGAAAGAACAATGACACGGAGGAACTGCGAGCGGAAGGTTTTTCATAGCGCTTTGCGGACCAGGTAGAggggggaaaagaaaatgagggaACAAGCAGACGAGAGAGGGAAAATGCGTCACAGGCTCCAAATGCATCTTGGGATAGCTGCGTTGCGTGGGTGGAAGAGGAGacatggagggaggggagagaaaaggcGCCATTTTGACGCTGATTCAAAACCGTGCCCGCTTTTCTTTTGTGCGTGCAGTTTTGCCcccctttcttctccttttgcTTTCCTGTCTTCGTGCAATTATGACGGTCATGTAgggaggtggggtgggtggtgggggtgagCTATCCATCTTTCTGCTGATACGAGAGGCAAAAACTGTGTGATCCTTAGACCACAGGGGTTTTGTTgagtgtatgagagagagagagagttagataaagaaggaaagagagagagaaagagtgggggTGGGGTCTTTCAGTCGAGGGTCATCAATCACCGGCTGGGGTCAAAGAGAAATACGAAGGATTCAGAACCAATTATATCTGCCTTCACTGCACCCCctctgtactcacacacacacattcatacaaacacacacactgatgtgtaaGGCGAAATTAGTTCGGGAGCAATATTTTCAGGATCACACAAGTCCAGACTTAAAATTACGATCAACAAATACAGCCAGGAAATGTTATGTCAGAACGTCTGTGCTCCAGTGACATTAAAATTATGAACTGCACGCACTACATGGCAAAATCGCAAGTTTTCAAGtgtagtgcacacacacacacacactcgcgcacACATAGACACGGTCGGTCTAACAGTCGGTTTGTGCAGCAAGGTCATATCTGGCTGACATTCCCTGTTCTGGTcaacttttgtctttttgttgtcgTGGTAACATCAGCGCCATGGATGAACACCCTTTGTTTAGTGAAATACCAAAGACACATATTTGTCTcgtttgttctctctctccgtaacacacacacacacacacacacactcacacacacacaaacacacacaaacacttacatatatatatatatatatataaaatcccAAGACATTTTCACCTCTAGGCAGCTGCCATTCACAGCCTACACTTTCCCTCCTTGTTTTCTCAATGACCCAGGTCCTGAGCTGGGTTTGGGGAATAAAATCAGGCTGCAGGCAGGTTTTCCCTCCTCCATGCTGAGTTAGTGACCCGTGTTGGAGGGAACCTGAATCCCTtggcaaaataaaatctaatcaATTTGGAtcctgaggtggaaaagttTTTTATGAATTGAGAAATGAACACACGCCCGCCTAGTCAGCCGAAATGatatcagacaaaaaaaattgacttgaGCTCTGTCACCCCAACGGCTCTTTTGCAACTCACAGAAGCAAAATAAACTTCCCTTTAAACCCCTTTACTTCGCACCTTCACATACTCACATACATCGGCATTACCAGTGGGTGACATTTACAAGTGAAAGAGGCAAAAAGTATTAGTTTAGGGGCAGAACAGGCAGCCACACAGATGTTAGAAAAGAGGATaatggaaggagggagaggaggagaagaaatggGGAAATTGATGGGAGGATAATGGCTTATAAGATTAAGTTATGACAGAGAAGTGCAAAGGGAAATATCTATGCATGACagtcttatttccattttcttaaaAGTTAAATATCAAGGTTAAATATCAAGATTTATGCACCTGTTgtatgacacaaacacaatatcaacaaaacatacaaagtaATGTGATACTATAATCTTATGTAAAAAATTATAATCTTTAAAATtaataatttgtcatttttaaaacatttaaatgagtGTTGGGAATAAAATGACTAAATGACTAAAGCTTACAGAAACACTGGACTGATCCTTTAAGTGACATTTCTAAATACAGCCCTTCAATTCATTAGGGAAATCTCTCATCTTTGGGAGATGCAGCTATATGACATCATGTATAAACACAGCATTCATAGCAAGGAAGGCAATCTAGGTTATATAGACTATAAAGAGGAAGGTAATACTCACAAGGTTCTGACTGGCTTGGAAGAGTCACATGATGTTCCTTCACGCCATTAAATagcagctctgctcctcctctagACAAAGAAATAGataatatgtgtgtttctgtggctttcaTACAGCTGTTTTTCTAATGTGTTTGTCTAAATAATTTCCTCCAATGAAAACTCACTTGAATAAGCAACCACACTGTGACACGTTGTGGTATAAGTATAGTTAAACTGAGCatgctggaaaatgaaaacGCTGTTTTAACACTGGCGTTCACTAACTCCATCATTTATGTCCCCATCATCAAGAGAAAAACACCTTTACAGATACAGCATTTTaacaacacacataaaaaagtGGCCTAAACAGGTTGCAggattaaatatataaaatgcatTTATCCCTGGTTCCCATTACTCTGAGCCTGGGGCGATTTGACCAGACAGTGAAAAAGGTGTTATGTGTGTCTGGGTTTGGAAACTTTGGGACTTAAAAGAAACAATTAAGACAAACTGTCTTCATGATCAAATTGCAGATAGAAATCTAagtaaaatctttttaaatggTGTTATCGGAGATAAAGTCCTTTCAATGTTTAAGCTTaataattaaatattcattGTGTGCCTGTAGTGTGTGCAGCTCGGCTGGTGATAAAACTGCTAACTATTAAAGGTGTTTCTATTGCATCTATTGGATTTTCATAGAACAGACATTTCTGTCTAGTTACCTTGATCATTCATTTCTCAATTAGGGTTTTAATACCAGGTTTTAATACCAGTAAATTGGAATCGGTTAATTGGACATGCACTACAAGAACACTGTCTTTATTCTCCCTATAATTCATTTCACAGAGGCATTTACAGAAATATGCCAGTGAATTTAATGTAGATAAAATGTAGGGAGATATGGGAACCCACAAAAGTGTTATCACGTTATATATTATGAATGATATGATTTTATAtattaatgtaaaatgaaatatacCATGACAAAGGATTTACACATATCACCAACCCATAGGTGACAATGtttactgcagtgtttttctttttatctatATTAAAACTAAGGATGTAAGGCTGACTTCAGTCTGAATCTAAGGTCTGAAAAATGTTtcacaggctgcagagagaagcgtgaacaggacagagaggatgtttttttaaaaatcgaGTCAGTCAGCTGCCAACACTATTCATACGTGAGCGTCCTCCCTCCTCATATGCTAATTATAATAAACCAGCACACAGTCTCtatcctctgtctcctcagactGGAGAGAAGAAGCGACTACACTTTGATTTCATACACAAACTACAAACTAGCTACTTTCTACGCCGATTTCAGGCCTATTTAGACAAACCACGCAAAAATAAATCACTACAACGGGCGtgcaatgttttgttttggcgTGATGACGGACACGAAGCTTAAACAGAAACGATAACCTATCATAGAGGGTTTTAAATTCGCCTACCCAAACTCCAGGTGAATCGCTATAGGCGCTGCCATATTGTCGGCACATGCAGGAAGTAGCGAAGCGGGAAGTCGGAAGTGAcgtgtaaacttttttttcccccccgttTCGGTCAACGGAGATTTGATATATTAACTGAAAGCAAACTCAAtgtaatgaatgtaatttttttaaaaaaagaaaagaaacaaataaatatatatatatttatatttatatttatatttatatttatatttatatatatatatatatataaataaaataagcaaaagATGTTTGCATTTTATCACATAGTACAACCCTCTgttatgaaacaaaaacataatctgTCATTTTAGAAACAACCATGATCATGTGCAGTGTTGCCAAGAGCTTGAAAATCGTGCTTGTGCAAACATTTCTGTGTAGAATAATTTTCTTTCTAATTTCTTTGAACGTGTAAAACAGCTGATCAATCCTTGCcgtttaattttatttcttatattttgtATTGACAAATTAGATCCTGTCAATATGAGGAGCCATATTAGGAGCTAGGATTTCTTCAAATGTTATATTCCTAATGTATAAAACATGCTGTTTCCAGAATCCCCATGCACTTTTTAATACTTGAACATGCTAATTTTGAAACCTCTCTTTTAATTTTCCATtagttttttaatatttttgttgtgAGTTGAACTGGGATGTTTACTTTCCAGGTTTCAACTGAGTGCTATGCTCTCATGCACTTTTTAGGTGAAATTATCTGATGCATTTGTTTCTAACCCAAAATCTTTGCAATTAACATGCCACATGGTGGTGACTTCATTTATGAACTGATATCCCCTTGAACTTGACTTTATTTTGGGAAATCATTATGTTGGAAAATCTTTAGTACATACagcactctctctcacacccacTCTCTAAATGTGCATATGCGTGTTTGCATGTATTTGCATTGTGTCCATGAATATGAAAGTGTGCAGAGGCATGACatgagtgtgtgaatgcacatctgtctctctgtccctctctccctccttacATACATCCTCAATCATACTGGTGACAGTTCTAGACCCAGTATACAGGACTGGGAGGACGAGATGGGGGTGGGAAGAGGTCAGTCAAAGGTTTGAATTGCAAATCCGGCGCCTTCTGTTGGCGTCCAAGCCTTAGCAGGCCCTTCCCTGTCTTCATTCATGTGTTAATGAGGAGTCAGTGCAGGGGCAGATAGACAGATCGACCAGGGGCCTGGCGAGGGTGAGGAGGCAGGCGGGAAAACCAGGGTGATGGCGGAGGCAGCAGTGGAAGTTTTGAAAAGTAATGAAGACATGATGAGTACGGTTACTGGTTGCAGTCTTTCGTCCCAGCTGGGATGAAGTGTATCCTCACAACAGTCGTGGGGTAAGCTCAGAGGGAGGCAAAGATGCAGAAGATGGGGTGTGGGTAGGATTAGTGTGACTGTAGCTTCCATAGTTATGGAGTGAATTATCCAGGAATGATCACACCATCACTGGGTGTCACATCACATTTGCTAAGCTGCCTTAAGGTTCACATGCTGCTGTTATGGATAGTATGCCACGCTTCTGTTCTATTCTGATGAATTTCTTGTGCTTTTTGCATCTCAGTTTGCATGCAGTAAACAAAAAAGATCTTTTCCAAGCATTCGATAGGTGTACCAAATGTAGCTACAATTTTTTTTAGAGttgtaaatacacacatttgatTTTAAACCAGGACagtttgagatattttagtattttgaaaatatatatCCAGTTGAAGTGAAACAGCTGTTAACTTCAGTCTTTGTGGGAATACACATTTTAATACTCATAATACTGGATTTGTAAAATCTCAGTTCACAATACTCTGTTAAAATGATATGCTAATATTCATATGTTGTTTAAAACACAATTTCTCTAGTTTGGACTGACACGAGTATTGGTAAACTCTGATGTGacaaatattgtgtttttcccCTGTTTTGTTGGCCCTGTCCATACTCAGAGACACATCAGAGCTGGAGCTAACATATATCCTCCTCAGAATCCAGTCATGTTCTCCTCAGCCTCTCTTGCTCAAAGGTGGATGAGTTTGCTGTGATTTTTATACATTTCTTAAGAAAGTAAGAAATACAACAATCAGTCATTCCCCTGAGTCGAGTTTTCACCCCACCACCAATATTCACCCATAGATGCACGTCAAAAGTCAACGCTACACTGCCAGGCACCATCTATAGAGCAGCCAGGGTCACACATGATCAGATGACAATGACCAACACAATGGATTAGCTATAAAAGGGCTGGGGGGGAGAGATTAGGGGTGAATTGATGACGGTTGGTTggctggcaggcaggcaggcctGGGAGATCTTGGGTCTGTTTCAATAAGGAACATAAAGAGCTGAAATTAACATGTACCATGATACCAAGCAGAGAGAATCCTCTTAGAGATTACATCCATAACATGTTACGCCTATGGAACTGTATGGAAAGGGGAGACAAAGAGCAGAGCGAATGATAATTTTCCATTGTAGACTATGGGGGATCCTATTCAGTTCTGTTCTGATTGATTCTATtgtattctgttctgttttgttcttttctattCTACATTATAGTTTTCTTAATGTCACAAATGCAGTAATTCTTCCACTTTCTGTTCTACCCTGGAATAAACTcttcccccccacccccaccacctccccaCCACAACCTCAGCATAACAGCTGCCAGGCCGCACTACTGCCTCCTTCTTGAAGGGTGTAAGCAGCAAGGGCAACAGCAGTATTCCTGCAACATCTGTATTGtggtgcacagacacacatgttgacaaatgcacacattgatacacaaacacatgcgagcacatgcagaaacacacactcacacatgcatggatacacacacacacacacacacacacacacacacacacacacacacacagtccatctGTCTTTGTCGCCCTCCCACTGCCATCGCCACGGGTCTGTCTACAAAACAATGCGTGATGCTTCGCACAACACGCATGCTCAATGCACCTCACACTGTGCATTTTCTGTGAAAAGGGAGATTCACACATGCGGATCTTTGTGCTTAACAAATATTTAAGAACACTAATAGAGTAGCTAGAGTGCCCAGAAGGCTGCACAATCCAAGAAATGGTAAGTAGTGAGAATGCTGTAATAAGTGGAAGGAGTCCAGAAACCACTGACAGTCAGGAAGTACTGCTCTGCCAGGCACCTAAACTGGATCAGGGACCAGGATTCTCATTAACTGCAGTTGGCTGGATGAGGGACTGTAATCTGTTTATGAGCGTCAACTTTGGGTTGATAGTGAAATGCTGTCCCCTACTGGTTACCAGAGTGAATCACAAGATAATGGCTCCTTAAAGACAAGGATCTTTAACTGTATACAGACTCAATACATCTAAAGTAGCTGTTGCTCAGCGTCTTTACTGGAACCAGTGGTGCAAATGTCTCCCAGTGCAACTCACTGATGTGTTCATGACAGTGTTGGGGTAGAAATTCAGGTCTATGACACAGAAGAAGCTATATCACCTAATAGTTGGTTaaggtcttttcatgggatttgatGACTATAAAAAAGATTTATAGTAATTATACCTTGGAAAGGTACTATACAATCAAAACTTTACCGACACATGTATGCTTTTTGTCTCAACAAAGAATCAAACTCACTGAGACAAGcaatcattttatttgaaaaaaaagtgaattgctatgtacagtaagtaaaaaaaCATGAGATCAGTCCTAAATCATTTCTtgtctttttgcttttcaaGTCCATCTCATACAGCCCTGTCACACATAACAGGAGAgtccacacactgtcagagcatTCCTGTACAGCATTCAACagaggacaaataaaaacattacatcattgtcaattttcattttcaatcatTGGAGATCGTAGATATCAAACCTAAACCAGCAGGCATCCTCTTggtctaaaaacacacacaataaacatttccattgtgtgtatgtgttcatctGTTATATTGTATTACAATTAAAGATTCAGTGGTTTTTTTGCTGACTAAAGATCGCCCCCTGTTGGACCACAGCGGGAACTGGCATATGACTCCACATCTCATGAACTCTGATCTGTACAGCTTAGCCCAAATACGGTTCAGGCTAGAAAGTGGGACATTTAAGGAACATTCATTTTTTAGAATTATTTGATTGATATCTtatatgaaatgtattcatatATAGATTATTAGTTTGGATAAGAAAAGGTTAGAAATAACAAAgcataaacatttcaaaaaacaaGGTGATGTcaggagaaaaagtgaaaaactgaCAAAGATTTCCTTAAACATTCTGAATGGGTGTCTGCTCTTTAGGGGTCTCAGCCCTTGGTTGAAACGATTGCATAG is a window of Toxotes jaculatrix isolate fToxJac2 chromosome 16, fToxJac2.pri, whole genome shotgun sequence DNA encoding:
- the urm1 gene encoding ubiquitin-related modifier 1; this translates as MAAPIAIHLEFGGGAELLFNGVKEHHVTLPSQSEPWDMKQLLVWIQRNLLKERPELFVQGESVRPGILVLINDADWELMGELDYQLQDQDNVVFISTLHGG